A stretch of Lysinibacillus agricola DNA encodes these proteins:
- a CDS encoding DUF1641 domain-containing protein, which produces MAAPITTIQKEQITEEQLKEEKLDNLKQLLSENEEMVNQVFTIMAELNDIGALEAATKLLEAKEDVAHIALGQLTRKPVTNIINNLMGVAGALTELNPETTTKLIEGLNIGLDEANKAVESDEKVSAFKLFKMLNDPDVNRAMNFGAHFLKGLGKGLK; this is translated from the coding sequence ATGGCTGCACCAATTACGACAATTCAAAAAGAGCAGATAACAGAAGAACAACTAAAGGAAGAAAAATTAGACAATTTAAAACAACTTCTTTCTGAGAATGAAGAAATGGTTAATCAGGTCTTTACGATCATGGCAGAATTAAATGATATTGGAGCACTAGAAGCAGCTACGAAACTACTTGAAGCAAAAGAAGATGTTGCCCATATTGCACTTGGTCAATTAACGCGCAAGCCTGTTACGAATATCATCAACAACTTAATGGGTGTTGCAGGAGCATTAACCGAACTGAATCCAGAAACAACAACAAAGCTGATTGAAGGCTTAAATATTGGCTTAGATGAAGCAAACAAAGCCGTTGAATCTGATGAAAAAGTTAGTGCCTTTAAGCTGTTCAAAATGCTAAACGATCCTGATGTTAATCGTGCTATGAATTTTGGCGCTCACTTCTTAAAAGGGCTAGGCAAAGGTCTAAAATAG
- a CDS encoding DUF1801 domain-containing protein, protein MKPMENLAVETIFSNYPIEYQKPLLQIRELIFNIAEQVSPNETVLESLKWNQPSYTIKSASPLRIDCFEEDKIAIFFHCQTTLVETFREMFPNVLEFSKNRAIVLDPKEELPIGEISVCIQMALTYHRK, encoded by the coding sequence ATGAAACCTATGGAGAATTTAGCTGTTGAAACTATTTTTAGTAATTATCCTATTGAATATCAAAAACCACTATTACAAATTAGAGAGCTTATTTTTAATATAGCAGAACAAGTTTCTCCCAATGAAACTGTTTTAGAAAGTCTTAAATGGAATCAGCCTAGCTATACTATAAAAAGTGCTTCTCCGCTCAGAATAGACTGTTTTGAAGAAGATAAGATTGCCATCTTTTTTCATTGTCAAACAACCTTAGTAGAAACATTTAGAGAGATGTTTCCAAATGTGCTTGAGTTTTCAAAAAACCGAGCCATTGTGCTAGATCCCAAAGAAGAACTACCAATTGGTGAGATCTCTGTTTGCATTCAAATGGCATTAACCTATCATAGGAAATAA
- a CDS encoding helix-turn-helix transcriptional regulator: MKKIERILSVIVLLLENEILSTAKLAERFNVSKRTIFRDIETIENAGFPIISVPGSKGGFSLLPSFKLRTLTYNNKEKQDILTAINVKDELLGITNQQSTIKEKISLMYEGNDSQPNQFSVKSPTVHRPEIEKSIQQKLGTIESSLRNNEKLGIVYVDSYGNFTKRTVHPYELSLLNGSWYLFAFCETREDFRYFKITRIRQIENLKTVFKKTIVTNKKWLQSENMIVQLKFKRESLGMLYDYYLEEEIEVQENHIIVSFHSLNLFTILPQLLVFGNDVQVIHPPMLRKQHKLIIENLAKTYK; encoded by the coding sequence ATGAAAAAAATTGAGCGTATTCTTTCTGTAATTGTATTGCTTTTAGAAAATGAAATTCTTTCAACAGCTAAATTAGCTGAACGATTCAATGTATCTAAAAGAACAATCTTTCGTGATATTGAAACAATCGAGAATGCAGGATTTCCAATAATATCTGTTCCAGGTAGTAAAGGTGGTTTTTCTTTGCTTCCATCATTTAAACTACGAACACTAACGTATAATAATAAAGAAAAGCAAGATATTCTAACGGCGATTAATGTAAAAGATGAACTACTAGGTATAACCAATCAGCAAAGTACAATTAAAGAAAAAATAAGTTTAATGTATGAGGGAAATGATAGTCAACCTAATCAGTTTTCAGTTAAATCCCCTACTGTTCATCGACCAGAAATCGAAAAAAGTATTCAACAGAAATTGGGAACTATCGAATCATCGTTAAGAAACAATGAAAAACTTGGTATCGTCTATGTAGATAGTTATGGGAATTTCACTAAAAGAACTGTTCATCCTTATGAATTATCTTTATTAAATGGCAGTTGGTATCTTTTTGCCTTTTGCGAAACTCGAGAAGATTTTCGCTATTTCAAAATAACTAGAATACGTCAAATCGAAAATCTTAAAACTGTTTTCAAAAAAACTATAGTGACTAATAAAAAATGGTTGCAATCTGAAAATATGATAGTACAGCTTAAATTTAAACGAGAAAGTTTAGGAATGCTTTATGATTACTATTTGGAAGAAGAAATTGAAGTTCAAGAGAACCATATCATAGTTTCTTTTCATTCGCTGAATTTATTTACTATTTTGCCCCAGTTATTGGTGTTTGGAAATGATGTACAAGTTATACACCCTCCGATGTTGAGAAAACAGCATAAGTTAATAATAGAAAATTTAGCGAAAACTTATAAATGA
- a CDS encoding YjcZ family sporulation protein, producing the protein MGYSGNMGNYNNNCCYGGYDGGYGRGGSSFALIVVLFILLIIIGATFMHREY; encoded by the coding sequence ATGGGATACTCCGGAAATATGGGTAATTATAATAACAATTGTTGTTACGGGGGCTATGACGGTGGCTATGGCCGTGGTGGTTCATCATTCGCTTTAATCGTTGTACTATTCATTCTTCTAATTATTATCGGCGCTACTTTCATGCATAGAGAGTATTAA
- a CDS encoding GyrI-like domain-containing protein, with amino-acid sequence MEFKVVQKEEFRITGLSRKYPLVNDGENFNGISEMWANLSQEQMQDILRFSNGNINGFLGVSTENKQPFFQYTIGVTTNEQKNDLVIEIPAATWLVFTCLGVLPSAMINLKEKVLKEWLPSSKYSQANIPRIEIYSQGDMSAATYKSELWIPVITTN; translated from the coding sequence ATGGAATTTAAAGTTGTGCAAAAAGAAGAATTCAGAATTACAGGGTTATCAAGAAAATATCCTTTAGTAAATGATGGCGAAAATTTTAATGGTATATCTGAGATGTGGGCTAACTTATCTCAAGAGCAAATGCAGGATATTCTACGTTTTTCTAATGGTAATATAAATGGATTTTTAGGTGTATCAACTGAAAATAAGCAACCTTTTTTTCAATATACAATTGGTGTAACTACTAATGAACAAAAAAACGATCTGGTGATCGAAATTCCGGCAGCGACTTGGCTAGTATTCACTTGTTTGGGAGTATTGCCCAGTGCAATGATAAACCTCAAGGAAAAAGTTCTTAAAGAATGGTTACCTAGTTCAAAGTATAGTCAAGCTAATATTCCTAGAATAGAAATCTATTCACAAGGTGACATGAGTGCAGCGACCTACAAATCTGAGCTGTGGATTCCTGTGATAACTACTAATTAA
- a CDS encoding GNAT family N-acetyltransferase, translating to MITLKPMNQEEFKHYISFAIEDYAKDKIASGNWSEDEAIDLSKKSFNQLLPKDEKTENNHLFSIFHNDILVGMIWIAQKDPTKPNEGFIYDFMIFEQYQGQGYAKKAMKEIETIAKGLGVNKIGLHVFGQNKIARGLYEKMGYEITNITMAKTI from the coding sequence TTGATTACATTAAAACCTATGAACCAAGAAGAGTTCAAACATTATATCAGTTTTGCAATTGAAGACTATGCAAAAGACAAGATCGCTTCTGGGAATTGGAGTGAAGATGAAGCGATTGATTTGTCGAAGAAATCATTTAATCAACTGCTACCAAAAGATGAGAAGACCGAGAATAATCATTTATTCTCTATCTTTCACAATGATATTTTAGTTGGAATGATTTGGATTGCACAAAAAGACCCTACAAAACCTAATGAAGGTTTTATTTATGATTTTATGATTTTTGAACAATATCAAGGGCAGGGTTATGCTAAGAAAGCAATGAAAGAAATTGAAACTATTGCTAAAGGGTTAGGTGTAAATAAAATTGGTTTACACGTTTTTGGTCAAAATAAAATTGCACGTGGCTTATATGAAAAAATGGGTTATGAAATTACGAATATAACAATGGCTAAAACAATTTGA
- a CDS encoding Mrp/NBP35 family ATP-binding protein, which translates to MLTNEHILKTLQKIDDPELHKSIVDLNMVRNIQVNDTHISLDIVLTIQGCPLKAKIQQDVEEALKAIGASNVSIKFGSMTDEERRNLTASLKSENVTDKGMPKMLLPDSGVKFIAVTSGKGGVGKSTVTINLAVALARLGKRVGILDADIYGFSIPAMMKIHQKPTMIDQTAIPVVSHGVKIISMGFFTNENQPVMWRGPMLNKWIRNFLVNTHWDELDYLLIDLPPGTGDVAIDMAAMIPQAQEIIVTTPHLAASHVASRAGLMAQQTNHTILGVVENMAYFENANGEKNYLFGQGGAEKLADELKTSIIAQIPFAQPEENTGSSVYDEDSIIGEVFTHLAEDMMYQ; encoded by the coding sequence ATGCTAACGAACGAGCACATTTTAAAAACTTTGCAGAAAATTGATGACCCAGAACTTCATAAAAGCATCGTTGACTTGAATATGGTACGCAACATTCAAGTCAACGATACGCATATCTCACTTGATATTGTCTTGACTATTCAAGGTTGTCCTTTAAAAGCCAAGATTCAACAAGATGTTGAAGAAGCGTTGAAAGCGATCGGCGCATCAAATGTCTCTATTAAATTTGGTTCAATGACTGATGAAGAGCGTCGTAATTTAACAGCTTCTTTAAAATCAGAAAATGTTACGGATAAAGGTATGCCTAAAATGCTTCTACCCGATTCTGGTGTCAAATTTATTGCAGTTACTAGTGGTAAAGGGGGCGTCGGTAAGTCTACTGTGACAATTAACTTAGCAGTAGCTCTTGCCCGTCTTGGCAAACGTGTAGGTATTTTAGATGCAGACATATATGGCTTTAGTATTCCAGCTATGATGAAGATTCATCAAAAGCCAACAATGATTGACCAAACAGCTATTCCAGTTGTGAGTCATGGTGTAAAAATCATATCGATGGGCTTTTTCACAAACGAAAACCAACCTGTCATGTGGCGTGGTCCAATGCTCAACAAATGGATTCGCAATTTCCTTGTCAATACACATTGGGATGAATTAGATTATCTCCTCATAGATTTACCACCTGGTACAGGAGATGTAGCCATTGATATGGCGGCAATGATTCCACAAGCACAGGAAATTATTGTCACAACACCACACCTTGCAGCTTCTCATGTTGCTTCTCGTGCAGGTCTGATGGCTCAACAAACGAACCACACGATTCTTGGTGTTGTTGAAAACATGGCTTACTTTGAAAATGCAAATGGTGAAAAGAACTATCTATTCGGTCAAGGTGGCGCCGAAAAATTAGCAGATGAGCTTAAGACAAGTATCATTGCTCAAATTCCATTTGCGCAACCTGAGGAAAACACAGGTTCTTCCGTTTATGACGAAGACTCCATTATCGGTGAAGTATTTACTCACCTTGCAGAAGATATGATGTATCAATAA
- a CDS encoding alpha/beta hydrolase, producing MFTHGASWDKNQWDKQVDYFSQYYQTITWDVRGHGASSLPKGMVDAVDFRKDLIGLMNHLQIKNAHLCGLSMGGHISLQTAIHNPEYVKSLILIGTPFTNKFNWYEKLLVPLNRFSNLFIPMSVSAKIQAYTLSKFNKENKHYINSTVASMSYKNWVRIWNAVSRMESRNDLDKVNCSTLILYGEKDTMIKRQQEYLHNNIKQSQLIIIDNAHHATNLDNPNQVNENIHQHLINSSDIY from the coding sequence ATTTTTACCCACGGTGCATCATGGGATAAAAATCAATGGGATAAACAAGTAGATTATTTTTCTCAATATTATCAAACCATCACCTGGGATGTTCGTGGTCATGGAGCATCCTCTCTTCCAAAAGGAATGGTGGATGCAGTTGATTTCAGAAAAGATTTAATTGGATTGATGAATCATCTGCAAATTAAAAATGCTCATTTATGTGGTTTATCAATGGGTGGACACATCTCTTTACAAACAGCTATTCATAATCCAGAATACGTGAAATCTCTTATATTAATAGGTACCCCTTTTACTAATAAATTTAATTGGTATGAAAAGTTACTAGTTCCCTTAAATCGTTTTTCTAATCTGTTTATTCCAATGTCAGTGTCTGCAAAAATTCAGGCGTATACACTATCCAAGTTTAACAAGGAAAATAAACATTATATCAATTCCACAGTTGCATCGATGTCTTATAAGAATTGGGTCCGAATATGGAATGCAGTTTCCAGAATGGAAAGTAGAAATGATTTAGATAAAGTGAATTGTTCTACGTTAATATTATACGGTGAAAAAGATACTATGATTAAAAGACAGCAAGAGTATCTACATAACAACATTAAGCAATCACAATTGATAATAATAGACAACGCCCATCACGCAACGAATTTAGATAATCCAAATCAAGTAAATGAAAATATCCACCAGCACCTTATCAACTCATCAGATATTTATTAA
- a CDS encoding transposase: MDRFHLIQFFTDAQLRRQRYLGEAKKQHKSRFIDRCLARKPEELTEEERGFVREWLREDFHTKHIYQALNYMRYVLKTTTDTQATKRLKNWLERYQFHTSGVVSKIAKTVIVREKAMVDTIYSPFSNGIMEGTNNKIKLIKRRGFGYRNDAHLFLRLRLETGH, translated from the coding sequence TTGGACCGCTTTCATTTGATTCAATTTTTCACCGATGCCCAGCTGCGCAGACAACGTTACTTAGGTGAAGCAAAAAAGCAGCACAAATCCCGATTTATCGACCGCTGTTTAGCGCGAAAACCGGAAGAGTTAACAGAGGAAGAACGTGGTTTTGTGCGTGAATGGCTACGGGAAGATTTTCATACAAAGCATATCTATCAAGCATTGAATTACATGCGTTATGTGTTAAAAACTACAACGGATACACAAGCAACAAAGCGCTTAAAAAACTGGCTCGAACGCTATCAATTTCACACAAGTGGTGTAGTTTCAAAGATAGCTAAAACCGTGATTGTTCGTGAGAAAGCAATGGTAGATACCATATACTCACCTTTCTCAAACGGCATTATGGAAGGCACAAATAATAAAATTAAGCTCATCAAAAGACGTGGTTTTGGCTACCGAAATGATGCCCATCTTTTCCTCCGTTTACGTTTGGAAACAGGTCATTGA